The Calderihabitans maritimus genome segment CCCTGCGTTTTGTGCACTAAAATACTTATCAATGCGGGAATCAAACGAGTGGTCTACCGGGGTGACTACCCGGATAACCTGGCCGTGAAGCTCATGCAGGAGGCAGGAATTGAAGTCGTTCGTTTCAGCGGTTTGCGGGAGAAAGGAGAAACTGAATGTGAAAAAGAAAATTGTAGCCCTTCCGCGCCTGAATAAACTTTCCCCCACCATGGAATCCACGGCACTGAAGCTCATGGAAGAGACGGGAGAGCTGGCTCAGGCCATTGGTAAACTCCGGGGGCTTAACGGAGAGCGGGTAGATATTTCTCAGGACGAAGTTATGAAGCAGATAACCCGGGAACTGCTGGACGTAGCCCAGACAGCCGTATCCATGATGTTTGTGCTGGAAGAACAATACGGAGTCGATATTGAAAGGGCTTTGGAGGAGCATATTCTCAAGCTGATTAACAAGGGATACCTCACTCCAGAAGAATGAAGCCCGGTGGGAGACATTTAATATAGCCTGGTTTGGCGGCAGAAAAGGCGGGATAGATTTGTTCAAACCCAAAGTACTGGCAGTATTTGGAACGCGTCCAGAGGCCATCAAGATGGCTCCGCTAATCAAAGAACTGGAGAAACATCGGCAGAAGATAGATACGGTGGTGGCAGTTACCGCCCAGCACCGGGAAATGTTGGATCAGGTTTTGAACTTATTTCAAATAAGTCCCCAGTACGATTTAAACATTATGCAAAGGAAACAATCTCTCTATGATATTACCACCAGGGTTTTGCTGGGAATGAAAGAGATATTGGAGAAGGAAAGGCCGAACTTGGTTTTGGTTCATGGGGACACTAGTACGACTTTTGTGGCTGCTCTTGCCGCTTTTTATCAACGGATTCCGGTAGGACACGTAGAGGCTGGTTTGCGTACCCGAAATAAATATTCACCTTATCCGGAAGAAATGAACCGCCGGCTGGCGGGAGTCCTGGCCGATTTACACTTTGCTCCGACTCTTCGAGCTAAAGAAAATCTGCTTTCGGAAAACGTTCCTCCCGAAACTATTCTGGTTACGGGGAACACGGTAATAGATGCTTTGCTGGCTACGGTAAAGGAAAACTACTCTTTCCGGGGAGAATTGGCTTCCATTGATTTCACTTCCTCCAAGCTGCTCCTGGTTACTGCTCACCGGCGGGAAAACTGGGGAGAACCTATGACCCGCATTTTGTTGGCCCTAAAAGATTTGGTACTGAAATTTCCCGAAGTAGAAGTAATATTTCCGGTACACCGGAACCCCCGGGTGCGAGAGCCGGCCCGTGAAATTCTGGGCAACATGGCGCGGGTCCACCTGATCGAACCTTTAGATTATGAACCCTTTGTCAATCTAATGAATAAGGTCTACTTAGTCCTCACCGATTCCGGGGGCCTGCAGGAGGAAGCTCCCAGCTTGGGAAAACCGGTTTTAGTGCTGCGGGATACTACCGAGCGTCCGGAGGCTTTGGAAGCAGGCACGGTTAAATTGGTGGGCACGCAACGGGAGCGTATTATATCGGAAACCGTCCGTCTGCTCCAAGACCAGGATGCTTATCAAAAAATGGCCAATGCCGTGAATCCCTACGGTGACGGAAAAGCATCCCGCCGTATTGTAGAAGGCATTCTGTATCACTTTAAGCTTTCGCCTTATCCACCGGTACAATTTTCCTCTTAGAGAGGCAGGCGGAAATATATGAAATCTACCGAAAACGCTAAAAAAAAGTAGGGGCGAAAAAAAGGATTTTTTTATGGGAGAGAGAATAATAGTTAAAGTGTGTATCAATTATGCGGTATAATGTATACTTTTTTGGTATGAAACGGGAAAAATTACATACTATTTAGGATGGGGCGATAACCAGAGAGGTTAGTTTAATTTTTAGGAAGGGACTGTTATGTCGGAAAAAGCCTGGAGCTATGTAAAGCTTTTCAGTGTCGCCGCATCCTTCGGTATTTCTACTGCCGTACGTATTGGACTAGGCTGGTATGCTGGTAATTACCTGGACCAGAAATTTCAGACCTCGCCTTTTTTAATGTTTGTGGGAGTACTTTTGGGAGTAGGACTTTCCTTCCAGCATCTTTTTACCCAATTAAAAGTATTAGGCAGGCCGAAAAGGGGGAATGGTAATTAGGAAAAAGATTAACTGGGAGGGTAACGGTTGAACCTTCAAGAGTTATTCGTCGGTTTAGCTTTCGGTGCCGTAGTCAGCATCTTTAACCACCAGTTGATAGTGAGATTGCTTCCCCGTCTGGAAGGTTTGCCCGTAGACAGAGCGAAAGCGAAATTATGGGGACGTTACCTAGTGCGCTACGGAATTAATTTCCTGGTGCTTTTTGCTGTTTACAAAAGGGTATGGTTGCTGACCGGTACGGCTTTAGGGCTGACGGCGATGCAGAAGTATTTGGCCGTTAAATATTTCTTCAAAAGAAAGGGGTGAAATTTAATGGAACACGGCGGTGGTCATGAGGTGCCCGGTGCACTTTTTCATTTATTTGGTCTGGAGGTTACCAGCAGGGTAACTACGATGTGGGCGATCATGCTTTTGATCATTGTCTTTAGCTGGTTGGCCACTCGCAATTTACGCAGGGTTCCTACCGGGGCTCAAAATGTTATGGAAATGATCACAGAAGCCTTGTTGGACTTTTTCGCCGGTATTATGGGATACCGCCGGGCCAAGCAGTATTTACCGTTACTCATGACCCTATTTATTTTTATTCTGATTTCTAATTATAGTGGCCTGCTACCAATGGCAGGTAAAATACCGGGTCTGGCGGCTCCTACCAGCGCCTGGGGCGTCACCCTGGGGCTGGCTATCGTGGTGTTTTTCGCTACGCAGATTTCCGGTTTTAAGACCCACGGGCTGGGGTACTTGAAGCACTTTATTCAACCCGTTGCCTTCATGCTTCCTCTGGTGGTCATTGAACAGTTCGTTCGTCCATTGTCGCTTTCCTTGCGTCTTTTCGGAAACATATTTGGTGAAGAAATGACCATAGAACAACTTTTCGAACTGGTTCATGCTTTTGTGCCCCTGCCCATGATGTTTTTAAGCCTTTTGATGGGGTTGATCCAGGCGGTTGTCTTTACCCTGTTGACCGCCGTTTACATTGCGGAAGCCACAGAGGAGCACGCAGAGCATCATTGAGGACTAGTGCTGTAGTTCAATAGGTTTTAATTCTTGTATGGACAAATGAACTTTAGGAAGGGAGGGAAAAAAAGAGTGTCCATAGCAGCCGGTTTAATTGCCCTTGCTGCAGGCCTGGCCATTGGCATTGCCACTTTGGGTCCCGCGTTGGGCCAAGGTAATGCGGCCGCTAGAGCCCTTGAGGGCATTGCTCGCCAGCCTGAAGCAGCTAATGACATCCGTATTTCCATGATTTTGGCTCTGGCCTTCATGGAAGCGCTGACTATTTATGGTCTACTTATTGCATTCATGTTACTTGGTAAGATTGGTTAGTTGGCGCTGTTTGAAAAGGGAGGCGATTAAAAGGGATACCTTTTAGTCGCCCCCCCACGTTTTTTCGTGAGAGGAGGTTGGCGATGGAAGGGTTAATTAACGTTTCGGAGTTAATCTGGGCTATAATTAATTTTTTGATTTTACTGGCCGTTTTATATAAATTTCTTTACGGACCTTTACTGAAAACATTGGATAACCGCCGGAAGGAAATAGAGGGCAATCTGGAACGGGCGGAGGAACTCAAGAAACAGGGAGAGGAATTGCTGGCCCAATATAACGAGAAACTGGAAAGTGCCAAGCAGGAAGCTCAGGAAATTATTAATCGGGCCACCAAGACGGGCGAAAGCATGAAGGAAGAAATGATAGCTAATGCCAAGGAGGAGGCCGCGAAGATTTTAGAGAAAGCCCGGCAGGAAATTGAAGCCGAAAAAACCAAAGCTCTCGCAGAGATTCGAGACGAGATGGCCACCTTGGCAGTGCTGGCTGCGGGTAAAGTTATAGGCAAGACCCTGGATCCGAAGGATCATGAAAGATTGGTGAAACAGTTTGTAGCAGAGGTAGGCGAGCTTCAATGATTAACAAAGCGGTAGCCCGGCGTTATGCCCAGGCTTTGTTTTCTGTTGCCCGCGAAAAAGACCTTCTGGAGGATTTGGGCAATGAACTGCGTTTAATCATAGATACCATTCATGCCAACGAAAAGCTTCTAAAGATATTCCAGCACCAGCGCATTTCCTCGACAGATAAAAAAGAACTTTTTATAGAGCTTTTCAAGGAACGAGTGTCCCAGACGGCACTGAACTTTCTGCAACTGCTTTTTGATAAGCAGCGGGAGCGTTTCCTGGAGCAGATTTACGAGGAATATATGGCTATGGCCAACGAAGCGCGTAACATTTTCGAGGCTGAAGTCCGTTCGGCGGTAGAACTGTCCGCGGAGGACGTAAAGGTGCTGGAAGATAAATTATCTCGTATGACCGGCAAACGGGTGAAGGTAAAAACTCAAGTAGATCCGAATTTAATCGGTGGAGTAGTGGTAAAATTGGGAGACCGTATTTTGGACGGCAGTGTGGCCAATCGTTTAAAAATGTTGGAGGAGAAATTGAAAGAAGCTGATTTTAAAGAGATAGGGGTGAGGGAGTAAATGAGCATTCGACCCGATGAAATTAGCTCTATTCTAAAGCAACAGATAGAGCGATATGAAGCCAAGGTCGAAGTTACTGATGTGGGAACCGTTATCCAGGTGGGCGACGGTATCGCCCGTATCTACGGATTGGAAAAGGCTATGGCCGGGGAATTGCTTGAATTTCCTGGCAATACCTACGGGATGGTACTGAACTTAGAGGAAGATAATATAGGTTGCGTAATTCTAGGGCCCTACACCCATATCAAAGAGGGCGATGAGGTTAAGCGGACCGGCCGTATTGTGGAGGTTCCCGTAGGAGAAGCGCTTATTGGACGGGTTGTCAATCCGCTAGGCCAGCCGATCGACGGTAAGGGACCCATAAAGACCGACACTTTTCGTCCCATTGAGTCTCCTGCGCCGGGAGTAGTAGCCCGCCGTCCGGTGCACCAGCCTCTCCAGACGGGACTGAAGGCTATTGACTCCATGATTCCTATTGGACGGGGACAGCGGGAGCTAATTATTGGAGACCGTCAAACGGGAAAGACGGCGTTGGCAGTAGATACCATAATTAACCAGAAAGGACAGGGCGTAATTTGTATTTACGTGGCTATTGGCCAAAAGAATTCGACCGTAGCCGGAGTGGTACAGAAGCTGGAACAATACGGGGCCATGGACTACACGATTGTTGTATCGGCTACGGCAAGTGAACCGGCGCCACTCCTCTATATTGCCCCTTATGCGGGATGCGCCATGGGTGAATACTTCATGTACAAAGGACAGGACGTTCTGGTAGTCTATGACGACCTTTCCAAACAAGCTGCTGCGTACCGGGAGCTTTCTCTACTCTTGAGACGTCCCCCGGGACGGGAAGCTTACCCAGGCGACGTATTTTATCTCCACTCCCGCCTGTTGGAAAGGGCTGCCAAGCTGAACGACGAGTACGGCGGGGGGGGNNNNNNNNNNNNNNNNNNNNNNNNNNNNNNNNNNNNNNNNNNNNNNNNNNNNNNNNNNNNNNNNNNNNNNNNNNNNNNNNNNNNNNNNNNNNNNNNNNNNNNNNNNNNNNNNNNNNNNNNNNNNNNNNNNNNNNNNNNNNNNNNNNNNNNNNNTTATTGAGACTCAGGCCGGTGACGTTTCAGCTTATATTCCCACGAACGTTATTTCCATTACGGACGGACAGATTTATCTGAAGTCGGACCTGTTCTATGCCGGTATACGTCCTGCGGTTAACGTAGGTCTTTCCGTATCTCGGGTCGGTGGTGCTGCTCAGATTAAAGCTATGAAGCAGGTAGCAGGTCGCCTGCGTCTGGACCTGGCCCAGTACCGGGAATTAGCTGCGTTCGCCCAGTTTGGTTCCGATTTGGACAAAGCTACTCAGGCCCGCCTGGCTCGAGGTGAGCGTATAGTAGAAATCCTAAAGCAGGACCAGTACGAACCCATGCCGGTAGAAGAACAGGTAGTAGTAATTTACACTGCGGTTAACGGTTACCTGGATGACATCGAAGTAAGTCAGGTACGTCGTTTTGAAGAGCAGTTCTTGAATTTCTTGCGCAACTCAAAACCCGAGATCCTGAAAGAAATCCGGGAGAAGAAAGAATTGAGCGATGAGCTGGTAGACCGGTTGAATAAGGCTATTGAGGAATTCAAGAAAACTTTTGCAAGTTGACAGGTGGTGAGATAAATGCCCGGTATGCGCGATATCAAACGCAGGATTCGCAGTATCAAAAATACCCAGCAGATAACTAAGGCCATGGAAATGGTAGCGGCGGCCAAACTGCGCAAATCCCAGGAGAAAGTAATTGCAGCCCGGCCTTACTCGCAAAAGCTACAGGAAGTTCTGAACCGCTTGATGGTCGATGCGGAAAGGGTACAGCACCCGCTGATGGAGGTAAGAGAGACCAATAAACTGGGTTATATAGTTATAACGGCTGACCGGGGCCTTTGCGGAGGTTATAACGCCAACATTATTCGCCTTACGGAACGCACTCTTGCCGGAGTGGAGGAAGAGATAAGGATTGTTGCCGTGGGCCGCAAGGGACGGGATTATTTCCGGCGCCGTGGTCGAGAAATTGTAAAGGAGTACATTGCTATAGGGGATGACCCTACTTTTACGCAGGCCAAAGCTTTAGCCCATGAAATGATGGAGCTATTTGAAGAAAAAGTTTTTGACAAATTGTACTTGGTTTATACGGAGTTTGTTTCCACGATGCGGCAGGTTCCAAAAATCGTACCTTTACTGCCCCTTTCACCTTCTCCGGAGAAGCAGGAGGAGAAGAAAGAAGTAGAATACATCTACGAACCATCTCCCCAGGGCATCCTGGAAAACCTGTTACCGCGGTTTGTGGAAACCCAAGTATATCAGGCTCTTTTGGAGGCCAAGGCCAGCGAGCACGGTGCCCGTATGACAGCGATGCGCTCGGCCAGCGATAATGCCGCTGAGATGATCGACCGGCTTACTCTCAGCTTCAACCGGGCGCGTCAGGCGGCAATTACCAAAGAAATTTCCGAAATTGTCGGTGGTGCGGAAGCGCTTAAAGGATAGAATTCAAAAGTTGCTGGAAAGGAGGAGTAGAGTTTCATGAATATCGGAAGAATTGTGCAGGTAATTGGTCCCGTGGTTGACGTGAGATTTGACACCGGCCAGTTGCCTGACATTTATAACGCCGTTAAGATTACCGATGATATCCAGGATATGGACCTGGAAGGCAGAAGTTTCAACATTACGATGGAA includes the following:
- a CDS encoding MazG-like family protein; the encoded protein is MKKKIVALPRLNKLSPTMESTALKLMEETGELAQAIGKLRGLNGERVDISQDEVMKQITRELLDVAQTAVSMMFVLEEQYGVDIERALEEHILKLINKGYLTPEE
- the wecB gene encoding non-hydrolyzing UDP-N-acetylglucosamine 2-epimerase; this encodes MFKPKVLAVFGTRPEAIKMAPLIKELEKHRQKIDTVVAVTAQHREMLDQVLNLFQISPQYDLNIMQRKQSLYDITTRVLLGMKEILEKERPNLVLVHGDTSTTFVAALAAFYQRIPVGHVEAGLRTRNKYSPYPEEMNRRLAGVLADLHFAPTLRAKENLLSENVPPETILVTGNTVIDALLATVKENYSFRGELASIDFTSSKLLLVTAHRRENWGEPMTRILLALKDLVLKFPEVEVIFPVHRNPRVREPAREILGNMARVHLIEPLDYEPFVNLMNKVYLVLTDSGGLQEEAPSLGKPVLVLRDTTERPEALEAGTVKLVGTQRERIISETVRLLQDQDAYQKMANAVNPYGDGKASRRIVEGILYHFKLSPYPPVQFSS
- a CDS encoding AtpZ/AtpI family protein; its protein translation is MSEKAWSYVKLFSVAASFGISTAVRIGLGWYAGNYLDQKFQTSPFLMFVGVLLGVGLSFQHLFTQLKVLGRPKRGNGN
- a CDS encoding ATP synthase subunit I, producing MNLQELFVGLAFGAVVSIFNHQLIVRLLPRLEGLPVDRAKAKLWGRYLVRYGINFLVLFAVYKRVWLLTGTALGLTAMQKYLAVKYFFKRKG
- the atpB gene encoding F0F1 ATP synthase subunit A; the encoded protein is MEHGGGHEVPGALFHLFGLEVTSRVTTMWAIMLLIIVFSWLATRNLRRVPTGAQNVMEMITEALLDFFAGIMGYRRAKQYLPLLMTLFIFILISNYSGLLPMAGKIPGLAAPTSAWGVTLGLAIVVFFATQISGFKTHGLGYLKHFIQPVAFMLPLVVIEQFVRPLSLSLRLFGNIFGEEMTIEQLFELVHAFVPLPMMFLSLLMGLIQAVVFTLLTAVYIAEATEEHAEHH
- the atpE gene encoding ATP synthase F0 subunit C, producing MNFRKGGKKRVSIAAGLIALAAGLAIGIATLGPALGQGNAAARALEGIARQPEAANDIRISMILALAFMEALTIYGLLIAFMLLGKIG
- the atpF gene encoding F0F1 ATP synthase subunit B, with amino-acid sequence MEGLINVSELIWAIINFLILLAVLYKFLYGPLLKTLDNRRKEIEGNLERAEELKKQGEELLAQYNEKLESAKQEAQEIINRATKTGESMKEEMIANAKEEAAKILEKARQEIEAEKTKALAEIRDEMATLAVLAAGKVIGKTLDPKDHERLVKQFVAEVGELQ
- a CDS encoding F0F1 ATP synthase subunit delta; the encoded protein is MINKAVARRYAQALFSVAREKDLLEDLGNELRLIIDTIHANEKLLKIFQHQRISSTDKKELFIELFKERVSQTALNFLQLLFDKQRERFLEQIYEEYMAMANEARNIFEAEVRSAVELSAEDVKVLEDKLSRMTGKRVKVKTQVDPNLIGGVVVKLGDRILDGSVANRLKMLEEKLKEADFKEIGVRE
- the atpA gene encoding F0F1 ATP synthase subunit alpha produces the protein MSIRPDEISSILKQQIERYEAKVEVTDVGTVIQVGDGIARIYGLEKAMAGELLEFPGNTYGMVLNLEEDNIGCVILGPYTHIKEGDEVKRTGRIVEVPVGEALIGRVVNPLGQPIDGKGPIKTDTFRPIESPAPGVVARRPVHQPLQTGLKAIDSMIPIGRGQRELIIGDRQTGKTALAVDTIINQKGQGVICIYVAIGQKNSTVAGVVQKLEQYGAMDYTIVVSATASEPAPLLYIAPYAGCAMGEYFMYKGQDVLVVYDDLSKQAAAYRELSLLLRRPPGREAYPGDVFYLHSRLLERAAKLNDEYGGGG
- the atpG gene encoding ATP synthase F1 subunit gamma — encoded protein: MPGMRDIKRRIRSIKNTQQITKAMEMVAAAKLRKSQEKVIAARPYSQKLQEVLNRLMVDAERVQHPLMEVRETNKLGYIVITADRGLCGGYNANIIRLTERTLAGVEEEIRIVAVGRKGRDYFRRRGREIVKEYIAIGDDPTFTQAKALAHEMMELFEEKVFDKLYLVYTEFVSTMRQVPKIVPLLPLSPSPEKQEEKKEVEYIYEPSPQGILENLLPRFVETQVYQALLEAKASEHGARMTAMRSASDNAAEMIDRLTLSFNRARQAAITKEISEIVGGAEALKG